In a single window of the Phycisphaerales bacterium genome:
- a CDS encoding HipA N-terminal domain-containing protein, translating to MKSREAIVRIDGQPVGRLRESGRQVTFTYDPQWLSNPNAVPVSLTLPLRPQPYVSDGLHPFFENLLPEG from the coding sequence ATGAAAAGCCGTGAGGCCATTGTGCGAATCGACGGTCAGCCGGTGGGCCGGCTCCGCGAGTCCGGGCGGCAGGTGACGTTCACGTACGATCCCCAGTGGTTGAGCAATCCGAATGCGGTTCCCGTGTCGCTGACGCTTCCATTGCGGCCGCAGCCATACGTCAGCGATGGCCTGCACCCGTTCTTCGAGAATTTGCTGCCGGAGGGCTAG
- a CDS encoding tyrosine-type recombinase/integrase, whose product MPTQSSQSPRVPAYRQRSGYTQAIVTLTDADTRQRRDYWLGEFDSPESRERYHRIIAEWERRGRHLPPPDFDAAPTRRPAAITIVEVVRDYWRWAVDYYRPKHAQALDGALTLLRYFYGRTPAAEFGPKKLRLLRDHMIRGGGSCRKPWSRKYINSQVQRIRHMFKWAAGHELVPASVHQSLCTLEPLRRGRCDAREGRKVMPVPQHLLDAVLPNLTKPVAAIVRLQRLTGARAGELLGMRACDIEMDDRLGVWTYKPEEHKNAYREHERVVYLGPRAQDIIRPFLRDRATSAYLFSPADSEAERRERQHAERTTPAGQGNEPGTNRKADPKWKAGARFTTNTYHRAIQYACDRTFAPPLHLAKRNGETAAAWRRRLEDQERWDELMAWRKAHRFHPHQLRHNAATDLRKMFGLEAAQLTLGHASAQITDAIYAERDRAKVIEIMRKIG is encoded by the coding sequence ATGCCGACGCAAAGTTCACAATCTCCAAGAGTGCCTGCGTACCGCCAGCGGTCCGGCTACACGCAGGCGATCGTCACGTTGACCGACGCCGATACCCGCCAGCGGCGCGACTACTGGCTCGGTGAGTTCGACTCGCCTGAAAGCCGCGAGCGCTACCACCGCATCATTGCCGAGTGGGAGCGTCGTGGGCGACACCTCCCGCCACCCGACTTCGATGCCGCTCCGACACGCCGACCCGCCGCGATCACGATCGTCGAGGTCGTGCGGGACTACTGGCGCTGGGCAGTGGACTACTACCGCCCCAAGCATGCCCAGGCACTGGATGGGGCGCTCACGTTGCTGCGGTACTTCTACGGTCGGACGCCGGCGGCAGAATTCGGCCCGAAGAAGCTCCGCCTGCTGCGCGACCACATGATTCGCGGCGGCGGGTCGTGCCGAAAGCCCTGGTCGCGGAAGTACATCAATTCGCAGGTGCAGCGCATCCGCCACATGTTCAAGTGGGCCGCCGGTCACGAACTCGTGCCGGCGTCGGTCCATCAGTCCCTCTGCACCCTCGAGCCGCTGCGGCGTGGACGCTGCGACGCCCGCGAGGGCCGGAAGGTGATGCCCGTCCCACAGCATCTGCTCGACGCCGTGCTGCCAAACCTAACGAAGCCGGTGGCTGCGATCGTGCGGCTGCAGCGCCTGACGGGCGCGCGAGCCGGCGAGCTCCTCGGCATGCGCGCGTGTGACATCGAGATGGACGATCGGCTCGGCGTCTGGACCTATAAGCCGGAGGAGCACAAGAACGCCTACCGCGAGCACGAGCGGGTCGTCTACCTGGGGCCGCGGGCGCAGGACATCATCCGGCCCTTTCTTCGAGATCGCGCGACCAGCGCCTACCTCTTCAGCCCGGCCGACTCTGAGGCCGAGCGTCGCGAGCGGCAGCACGCGGAGCGCACGACGCCCGCCGGCCAAGGCAACGAGCCCGGCACGAACCGCAAAGCGGACCCGAAGTGGAAGGCTGGCGCCCGCTTCACGACGAACACCTACCATCGCGCCATCCAGTATGCGTGCGACCGCACGTTCGCGCCGCCGCTTCACCTGGCCAAGCGGAATGGTGAGACTGCTGCCGCGTGGCGAAGGCGACTCGAAGACCAAGAGCGATGGGACGAGCTCATGGCCTGGCGGAAGGCCCACCGCTTTCATCCCCATCAGCTCCGGCACAACGCGGCAACCGACCTGCGGAAGATGTTCGGGCTCGAGGCGGCACAACTGACGCTCGGCCACGCGAGCGCGCAGATCACGGACGCGATCTACGCCGAGCGTGACCGCGCCAAGGTGATTGAGATCATGCGAAAAATCGGCTGA
- a CDS encoding SAVED domain-containing protein produces the protein MRVRRAVREALAGLKEVFPNLNTIHMFIAAPVSVCFAIGQELKPRNSPPIQTYRFRRVEGQPAFKPALVLRGGEGEFREAPLSPAQVSRAQAARGIWSKVIADIEGYSANRPAGSPPGAPWYASLEPRDALERAAPFPSLKPLRQLMPDGAAVDPSPFPAEYGFDKDRKLWRISDRLLLGLDTAASSDEARLQQIIRLFLFHEYLHDFHSLTKYTAAEVGKFANCLEFIDYTADAYALVHQLDCQHLYHHGTVKTDDAKREFLADQIDLVIRSFWAFEPAVPVLEWQLRRMLALFELVLAACADQTSQEARNGPRAPGKAAACRDCRSASICARTASARAA, from the coding sequence ATGCGGGTTCGACGCGCGGTTCGAGAGGCACTGGCGGGCCTGAAGGAGGTCTTTCCAAACCTGAACACGATTCACATGTTTATCGCTGCTCCCGTGTCCGTCTGCTTCGCGATTGGACAAGAATTAAAGCCCCGGAATTCGCCGCCGATCCAGACCTATCGCTTCAGGCGAGTCGAGGGGCAGCCGGCATTTAAGCCCGCGTTGGTGCTTCGCGGTGGAGAAGGCGAATTTCGCGAAGCGCCGCTATCGCCGGCGCAAGTTAGCCGAGCTCAGGCAGCACGCGGAATATGGTCGAAAGTTATCGCGGATATTGAAGGATACTCCGCGAATCGCCCGGCGGGGTCGCCTCCGGGCGCACCGTGGTACGCCAGTCTTGAGCCCCGCGATGCGCTGGAGCGTGCGGCACCGTTCCCGAGCCTGAAACCACTGCGACAATTGATGCCCGACGGCGCCGCGGTGGATCCGAGTCCATTTCCCGCGGAGTACGGCTTCGACAAGGACCGGAAGTTGTGGCGGATCAGCGACCGCCTGCTGCTTGGCCTCGATACGGCGGCCAGCTCAGATGAGGCACGGCTGCAGCAGATCATTCGCTTGTTTCTCTTCCACGAATACCTGCATGATTTTCATAGTCTGACGAAGTACACGGCGGCTGAAGTTGGAAAATTCGCGAATTGCCTGGAGTTCATCGATTACACGGCGGACGCTTACGCCCTCGTCCATCAATTGGATTGTCAGCATCTTTATCACCACGGAACGGTTAAGACCGACGATGCCAAGCGTGAATTTCTGGCAGATCAGATCGACTTAGTGATTCGGTCGTTTTGGGCATTCGAGCCCGCGGTGCCGGTTCTTGAATGGCAGTTGCGGCGGATGCTGGCGCTATTTGAACTGGTATTGGCGGCATGCGCAGATCAAACGAGCCAAGAAGCTCGCAACGGTCCTCGGGCTCCTGGGAAGGCCGCCGCATGTCGAGATTGCCGGTCTGCATCAATTTGCGCGCGGACGGCGAGTGCTCGTGCGGCTTGA
- a CDS encoding helix-turn-helix transcriptional regulator, with the protein MSLAKRIREERDRAGLTLDQLAEKAQISKTYLWELEHDPKGHKKPSADILLRIADALSTTIADLLSLPSVRIDEKNVNLSPSLLEFRDMMAQLGDSLSDQDVHDLATMRFRGGQPKSKEDWHDLYRVAKRATKRKP; encoded by the coding sequence ATGTCGCTGGCGAAACGCATTCGTGAAGAGCGGGACCGCGCCGGTCTGACGCTGGACCAACTCGCCGAAAAAGCCCAAATTTCAAAGACCTACTTGTGGGAACTGGAGCATGACCCCAAGGGCCACAAGAAGCCCTCCGCCGACATCCTTCTTCGCATTGCCGACGCCCTCTCGACCACGATCGCCGACCTCCTGTCGCTGCCTTCTGTCCGCATCGACGAGAAGAATGTCAACCTGAGCCCGTCGCTCCTTGAATTCCGAGACATGATGGCCCAGCTCGGCGATTCGCTCTCGGATCAGGACGTGCACGATCTGGCCACCATGCGTTTCCGCGGCGGCCAGCCGAAGTCGAAAGAAGACTGGCATGATCTGTACCGCGTCGCGAAACGCGCGACCAAGAGGAAGCCATGA
- a CDS encoding ImmA/IrrE family metallo-endopeptidase — MTIREAVRAKARTIIREFHQIFGHAPLFNLHRWLCGLEVIRGTAPIQQGFRDMALEADGRVVLRVNRDRPTTRQRFSIGHEIGHTLFPEYEVSVRCRKATDRDWANPDDLLETLCDVASSEFLFPEPWFHKRVADMTLSAAEIVGLAKDYQASPDATVRRLVEVHPQPLAAVFLTWKLKPTEIRQRANDRNQQSMFADDPIPEPARKLRVDYAIVGSLFSKKFGDHIPKDKSTPCEGPIHQASLSQEPCDGALFLDLGTVARTFVVHAIPIYTPEESVGPDGGVSVVAVLRPDSK, encoded by the coding sequence GTGACGATCCGCGAAGCGGTTCGGGCCAAGGCTCGAACCATTATTCGCGAGTTCCATCAAATATTCGGTCATGCTCCGCTGTTCAACCTGCACCGCTGGCTTTGCGGTCTTGAAGTCATCCGCGGAACCGCCCCGATTCAGCAAGGATTCCGAGATATGGCGCTGGAAGCGGATGGTCGTGTCGTGCTGCGTGTGAATCGCGACCGGCCGACCACGCGTCAGCGCTTTAGCATCGGCCACGAGATCGGCCACACTCTCTTCCCGGAGTACGAGGTCTCCGTCCGATGCCGTAAGGCGACCGACCGGGACTGGGCCAATCCCGACGACTTGCTTGAAACGCTGTGCGACGTCGCGTCGTCCGAATTCCTCTTTCCCGAACCGTGGTTTCACAAGCGGGTTGCCGACATGACGCTTTCCGCGGCGGAAATCGTAGGGCTTGCCAAGGACTATCAGGCTTCACCTGACGCGACAGTGCGCCGCTTGGTTGAAGTGCATCCGCAGCCGCTCGCCGCTGTGTTCCTGACGTGGAAGCTCAAACCTACCGAGATTCGTCAGCGCGCGAACGACCGCAATCAGCAATCAATGTTCGCCGATGATCCCATCCCCGAGCCGGCACGCAAGCTTCGCGTCGATTACGCGATCGTGGGTTCCTTGTTCAGCAAAAAGTTTGGCGACCATATTCCAAAGGACAAATCGACTCCGTGCGAAGGACCGATTCACCAGGCGTCCCTCAGCCAGGAGCCCTGTGACGGAGCATTGTTTCTCGACCTTGGAACGGTTGCGCGCACCTTTGTTGTACACGCCATCCCGATCTACACGCCCGAGGAATCCGTTGGACCGGATGGCGGCGTGTCCGTGGTCGCCGTGCTTCGCCCGGACTCCAAATGA
- a CDS encoding HipA domain-containing protein, translated as MSRALVEIEVPPCGLIPLSDGTLAFISRRFDRTAEGRKLRQEDFCQLAEQSPKDKYEGSAESCVRLRKYATEPLIEVLRLYRQLIFAWWCGNGDMHLKNLSVFVDPQGIVRLTPAYDLLSTRLVIPNDPLALSVVGKKSKLTVDTWREFAQHCGIH; from the coding sequence GTGTCTCGCGCGCTGGTGGAAATCGAGGTGCCGCCGTGCGGACTGATTCCGCTAAGCGACGGCACGCTGGCATTCATTTCGAGGCGTTTTGATCGCACAGCAGAAGGGCGCAAGTTGCGGCAGGAGGATTTCTGCCAGTTGGCGGAGCAATCACCGAAGGACAAGTATGAAGGCTCGGCGGAGTCGTGTGTGCGCCTGCGAAAATACGCGACAGAGCCGCTGATCGAAGTCCTAAGGCTGTATCGCCAACTCATCTTTGCGTGGTGGTGCGGGAACGGAGACATGCACCTAAAGAATCTGTCCGTATTCGTGGATCCCCAGGGCATCGTACGATTGACTCCGGCGTATGACCTGCTCAGCACGCGGCTGGTCATTCCGAACGATCCGCTGGCGCTATCCGTCGTCGGCAAGAAGTCCAAGCTGACCGTCGATACTTGGCGAGAATTCGCCCAACACTGCGGCATCCACTGA
- a CDS encoding helix-turn-helix transcriptional regulator — MKKAVTNESAFVRARRQANRLTQRELGELAGVGLRFVSELERDKPSVRLNVVNKVLAVFGKTLGIVDLAKQDTSHEKP, encoded by the coding sequence GTGAAGAAAGCTGTCACCAATGAGAGCGCCTTCGTTCGAGCGCGACGACAAGCCAACAGGCTGACCCAGCGCGAGCTTGGCGAGCTGGCGGGGGTGGGGCTGCGCTTCGTATCGGAGTTGGAGCGGGACAAACCCTCGGTCCGCCTAAACGTCGTCAACAAGGTGCTGGCGGTATTTGGAAAGACCCTCGGCATTGTTGATCTGGCTAAGCAGGACACCAGCCATGAAAAGCCGTGA